TTGCCCAAATacaataacttctaaaatacgaaatgaaATTCtatcaaaaatgttcaaagtaaaccgtgttctgcgtgagaaattacaccagtatacaaagtttcaaactgtttagtttaaaaaaaaatgaattaaaaaaatctgTGAGTAAAACTGAACAGATCCACGTAGGGTTATAAAGGTAGTAActgtaattaaatttaaatgtaaacaGGTTTATTATTTCACctataaaaataggaaataaaaacgATTTTTGAGAATCAAAGCTTCGGTTTAATCATCTAATGAAGCCAAgctatttctttattcctttttcaTCATGTTATCAAGTTAAAAAACCGGTTTTAACGTGGTAACCCAGATTATGAGTAAGAAACGCAACTGAATGGAAGTAGTGCGGCATGGAATTGAAACTAAGTATTACAAAAATTATTGCTGCTCATCAGTAATAGTCATCACACTAATAAACAATGTATGCAATCTACAGttattcttattttgataatattaGTAAACAATATTTACTATCTTAATTATActaattttcatcattttaataaaaatggaccttgaagaatatttaagaaaattatgaaaattttccTGTGCTTGTATCTCAAAAAGTACCACAGAAGCCATGTAGTCTAAGAAATATTTTCCTTGCTGCTGTTATATTCCGTTGCGGCAAACTTGTCCCGATGTACTTTCTGGTTAGACttgtgaaaattattgttttcgtTTGAGCTGAATAAATTGTTATAACGAGAAACAATTGCTGAGAATCCTATCATTCTATACAGCTCGTATGTCGGCTTCAGTATTGGAAGCACGCTGATTTACACACGACCGCTTTTAATACAAATGATGTGTGCCATCTTTCACACATGTCATACAACATAAAGCAGCGAAGTAAGTAGCTGAGAGGATTGAAAACCGGCCTGTCGCCAGACTTTGGTGcttgcttcagaatattctgggtgggcactaatctgtaataatgctaaagtggagtttcgaaataagtgtatcactgtaaatctgagggtgcaccattgaatagtgagagggtAGTGCCGTCCCATTCACACACTTAGCGAGAGTTATGATTGAAAGGGAGATTGACAAATTACGTTGGCTAGTAATAAAATTAAACATGTTTAATTAGACTAGCTTGGTTTTAGACTCCTTAAGCTTGTCCAACAACATGGCAAAGAAAGGTAGGTGAATTACTTAGATACGAACTATTTTGTCCTCTCGTCTATGGAAAGTGGGGTGCGAGTTGATTTATGTTACTTGAAGAACCGCGACCGGAAGGGATAATAGTTTCCTAATATAACCCAATAGATTTACGGAGCTCCACTCTAATATCTCTGCTAAATTAAGCCACATTCTCACAAAATTAACTTTCATATTATTAGAATATGATAATGACGTTCAATGTTAGTTCtcattaatgattttaattttcctcgttaattcttttgaaatttgatgtaatttcatgcatttaagaaattatttctatgaattctctaatagtttttgttgttgtcttcatTGTTAATTTCAGACTCCAGTAACAAGATAGCGAAATCGTCGACAGACAATgaattatcaaaagtaaaatccGAAAGCATGATGAGAGCCGAAGAGGGATCATCGAATCATATATTCGATTTTTCTCGAATTAATGCTCGGAAGCTTTTGGAAGTGAGTACTGAACCCTCATCAACAGACACGCCTGAAGGAGATCTCACTTTGGGTGATAAAATTGCGAATTTTTACGCCGATGACAATAATATGGCTCTTTATTGTGTATTGCCATTATTGATTCTTGTTTATGGTGGCTGCTCTGTTATATACTGCGTTCATAAATGTAGAAGGCATTTCAGAAAGAAAAATCGAACCGCAAGCACTAACCAATTATTAGGAGATAATGTTTCTCTTATATCTGACGGTGATGTTAACGCTCCTGCACCTAAGAAACGAAGACCAATATCTGCTCGAAGCAATCGTATAGCGCCTGAACCAGAGATTAAACCAGTAACTGTTCATCCAAAGCTCAAAATGTCACCTAACGAACAAGTAAGAGATTTGCTCACCGACTACGAATTCTTTACATCATGGGTGATAGCACAGAAAACCGCAGATCTTCTCAAGTTGCACGGAGGAAAAAATCCTGGTTCCTCTCTTTGTCCAACAGATTCAAATATTTCTCAAAGCTATGGAAGTGCAGTTGGAGGCAAAAAAAAGAAGCTGGTATTTTTGTcctaactgatatatatatatatatatttatacacatattgcGTGTGCTGTATGCTCATATTGATATTTattctcttttaaatattttcttcaatattcAGTCAACATTCACATAAAACGATCACCACTTTCTTTCTAATACATAATAGCAACGTTCATTTGTTTGTGTaattaatgatattaaataatatatcatcACCTACATTACTGTATCtatttcgtttttcttctttcgtccctttagaattggaatttttgaaaagtaaaaattttgcactatgtaacttgttattttctttaagtgaacatttttctggttgaaatacaccgaaaaatggccacacagcagtcaaaaaatcgtaaaaaatagggattttcaaagaaaaaaaacacctttttgatgtaaataatttttggtattaacatgatctgatttgaattttttcttctacggaagaaagagcaattttggtctcaattttggtcaacttgcgccgcagggtctcggaggagatagtgttagttgaaggctaccaaacctgccatacaaagacaacttcagctttatatagagagagattagacAGGTTGAATACCTTataatataggcacacacacgtatacattattattattatataaaccaAGAGAATAGATGGAGGtaagattaataaaaatttgttaaTATATTGACAAAACGTACAATTGCTTCAATTCCTGGCTCATAGCAGAAAAgcaatgaaatttaatttaattaaatcaatttgGTTAATTATTATAAGCCAGAATATCATCAGGGAAGAACGTACAATgaaatttgtttattgttttttatatatcatcatttatcgTATTTTTGCATGGGTATGTCTGcattaacattattgttatttatattaatttatgacAATAGCTATttttataactgtatatatttttatattatgtatcaATTTTAATGGTACActgtatttttcctgtttgcttaTTTAATGTTTCCATTATGTTTTCAATATGTtgcatataaatttctttgtaCGTTCTTCACTGATGATATTTGGGTTATAATAATTAACCAAATTgaataaattagattaaatttgATTGATTTTTATGCTATAAGCGagcaattgaaacaattgtaggtcttATACCAATGTATTAATAAATCTTTATTAATCTTATctccatcttctctcttggtttatatatatatatatatatatatatatatatatatatatatatatatatatatatcgtatttaaAACTAAGGTGCGACTTACATATGCGACAAAGCTGAAActatgaaagtatatatttatatcgtcaATGTATCACATATCCGAAAAAGCAGCACACCTGCATAGAGCAGTCATGTATTTATAAGTAGTTAAGTCTttgtccggtcatagagtgaccgaTGGCTTCGCATCCACAAAGGCCTCAGCCCGGTGAACGTCTCGTCAGACTCTAAAGCCAAAAACGAGGTGAAGAGTTACATTTGCCTTCGGGTTTAGAATCTGATGAGACGTTCACGGGGCTAAGGCTTTTGTGGATACGAAACCATTGATCACTCTACGACCGGACATAGACTTAACtgcttatgatatatatgtgtgtgtgtgtagagagagagagaaagagagagagagagagagagagagagaaagagagagagagagagagagaaagagagagagaggtgtgtgtatatatatatatatatatatatatatatatacacacatatatatacatacatatgtcacgtgaccgaccagaccatcagatgttgttacaaatcgctggtcacaatgcgttcgcattgttttagcctttgaatgacgccaccccgctggctaagcgagcaggccaacagaagaaagagtgggagaaagagtggtgaaagagtacagcagggatcacacacccaccccctgccggagcgtcgtggagcttttaggtgttttcgctcaataaacactcaaaacgcctggtctgggaagcgagtccgctgccctaaccactgggccattgcgactccacacatacatatgtatgtatgttcaactATTCTTATTTagtgaaaaataattattaagctTTATTACTGTATGACAAGTTTAATAAGTTTaatgtttaaaagaaatgaaagaagcaaAATAGTAATCTGACCAAAATTAAGCCTACCATTTACGTTGACATTCATTTTGGTCGtggtaatttttaaatttaaaatatacaagGTCTCACAAGTATTAACTTTAAATACCAAGTCGTTCGTATATTTTGAAGGTAGTATAGTACTATATTCACTGTAATGAAGAAAATGCACCCACGTCAACAAGTCTTCTTTATTCCAACGTAAGACCTTGAAACAATCATTGATAGAGTTATTGTGTGGAAGTCGATAAGTAATTCGTCATATGAATGACGTAATAATCACGCCATATGAATGACGTAATAATCAGATGGCATAAGTCTGTAGATACTTCAATATAAAGTGGCtaactacgttctgggttcaaattccgaggttaactttgcctttcatcctttcggggtcgataaaataagctccagtcgaacactgggatcgacgtaatcgatttatcccctctcTCGACCTtgggccaaaatctgaaatcaatataaaGAAGCTAAATAGAGAACACCCAGCTGAATCATATCAGTAATAATGTATTTCGCCCGAGCCCCTGGAAATATGGAACCTCTTATATATATTGCTCTTGCTATGAGGTTAATCTAGCACTGTATACAAACGTATTTGATATATTGCAAGTGTATCAAAGTCATCGAAATTTTATATCAAGTggtcaataattttaaaataaatcactGACTTAAATTTTCAGTACACATTAAAGAAATTCACCATCTATTCTTAAGGCCAAAAACAAATGGAGAGTGGGGTTTTGAGAACTGGTTTTAAAAATAACTtcaagcttggctgtgtggtaagaagctttcttctcaaccacatggttccaggttcagtcccactgcgaggcactttgggcaattatcttcttctatagcctcgggccgaccaaagccttgtgagtggatttggtagaacggaaactgaaagaaccccgtcgtatatatgcatatatatagctatgtgtgtgtgactttgtgtctgtgtttgtaccccaccacagcttgacaaccggtgctggcgtgtttacatccccataacctagtggttcgtaaaaagtaaatactggggtcgatacattcgactaaaaattcttcatggtttctgtctaatgactgaaacaagtaaaacataaaagataaaagatacattatTCTAAAAGATGATTAAGTGTTCAGCATTTAGTTTAGGATAGTGTACGAAGATATTGTAGTGAGAAAAATGAAATAGTAAACACAAGTATTGCATACAACCAATGGAATCAATTCTTCAGTGAATTTTCTTTGCAAGGGAGTTTACTAGATTCACCTAACTCCTGCATGTGTTAAAAATCCCGCCCGCTAACCACTATAAGTTATGAGCTTGAATATTTATACTGGATATTTATGCTGAAATAATTGCTTTATAATCTTTTTTCACAGTTCCATTGAAGATTGTAACTTATATTTTCCAAGTTATCCTCACATGTATTTGGTGACATTATGTGGGTGTAAAGAAAAATGTCCTCTAAGattctaataaaagaaaaaaagtgcatCACTCCTAGACATTCGTAGATTATTTGTGTTCATTAGCAGATATCACGTTATAAAGTAATTAGGATTTATAGTTTTATACAATTgcttaaaatgtataaaataa
This DNA window, taken from Octopus sinensis linkage group LG4, ASM634580v1, whole genome shotgun sequence, encodes the following:
- the LOC115211093 gene encoding uncharacterized protein LOC115211093: MSYAAYLLVFLSFGFNFVEPLDSSNKIAKSSTDNELSKVKSESMMRAEEGSSNHIFDFSRINARKLLEVSTEPSSTDTPEGDLTLGDKIANFYADDNNMALYCVLPLLILVYGGCSVIYCVHKCRRHFRKKNRTASTNQLLGDNVSLISDGDVNAPAPKKRRPISARSNRIAPEPEIKPVTVHPKLKMSPNEQVRDLLTDYEFFTSWVIAQKTADLLKLHGGKNPGSSLCPTDSNISQSYGSAVGGKKKKLVFLS